A window from Verrucomicrobiia bacterium encodes these proteins:
- a CDS encoding response regulator, producing the protein MKKRILFVEDNPILLQMYQAMLEGDAQWDVSTSESGHDALALMERCSFDVVVSDMRMPRMSGLELLTHTRERFPGTSRIVVSGLNDQEEVARSLGSTHQFLAKPFDLKALKNTLERIRGLDAYLQNEKIRALVGRFRSLPSFPSLYVEVMKELNSDSPSVENIAGVIARDPGMTAKMLQIVNSAAIGLSRKVGSPFEAVQFLGLGTVRSLVLSAHIFSCFERTNLKGFSVSQLWDHGMKCGRIACMIMQYEQADPSDVEDAYIAGMLHDIGKLMLADGTPEDFQKALTIAAERNLPLHEAELEVLGATHAGVAAYLLGLWGLPASIVEAVAFHHQPTASDCRTLGPLGAIHVANVLEHELSHTSIPGRGAELDVNYLAAIRCDNRLATWRNEASMLIGSRHTD; encoded by the coding sequence ATGAAGAAACGGATACTCTTTGTTGAAGACAATCCCATCCTCCTGCAGATGTACCAGGCAATGCTGGAAGGAGATGCGCAATGGGACGTGAGCACCTCTGAGAGCGGCCACGACGCTCTCGCGCTGATGGAACGCTGCAGCTTCGACGTCGTGGTTTCGGACATGCGCATGCCGCGAATGTCGGGACTGGAACTCCTCACACACACGCGCGAACGTTTTCCCGGCACATCACGCATCGTGGTTTCCGGATTGAACGACCAGGAGGAGGTGGCGCGTTCGCTGGGTTCGACCCACCAATTTCTCGCAAAGCCGTTCGACCTTAAAGCGCTCAAGAATACCCTCGAGCGCATTCGAGGACTGGACGCATACCTGCAGAACGAAAAAATCCGCGCGCTCGTTGGAAGATTCCGTTCATTGCCCAGCTTCCCTTCGCTCTACGTGGAAGTCATGAAGGAACTGAACTCCGACAGTCCCTCCGTAGAAAACATTGCTGGTGTCATTGCTCGTGATCCGGGAATGACGGCCAAGATGCTGCAGATCGTAAACTCCGCGGCGATCGGTTTATCACGAAAGGTCGGAAGCCCTTTTGAAGCGGTGCAGTTCCTGGGCCTTGGAACCGTCCGTTCCCTGGTCCTGTCAGCTCACATCTTTTCCTGCTTCGAACGCACCAACCTCAAGGGCTTCTCCGTCAGCCAGTTGTGGGATCACGGCATGAAGTGCGGCCGCATCGCCTGCATGATCATGCAGTACGAGCAGGCCGACCCGTCCGACGTCGAGGATGCTTACATCGCCGGCATGCTGCATGACATTGGCAAACTGATGCTCGCCGACGGCACGCCGGAAGACTTTCAAAAGGCCCTCACAATCGCGGCAGAACGCAATCTTCCGCTGCACGAAGCGGAGTTGGAGGTCTTGGGCGCAACCCACGCAGGAGTCGCCGCATATCTTCTCGGACTCTGGGGCTTGCCTGCGTCGATTGTCGAAGCCGTCGCATTTCATCATCAGCCCACGGCAAGCGATTGCAGAACGCTGGGACCCTTGGGGGCAATTCATGTCGCGAACGTCCTGGAGCACGAACTTTCGCACACCTCGATTCCCGGACGCGGCGCGGAGCTCGACGTAAATTATCTCGCCGCAATCCGATGCGACAATCGCCTGGCCACCTGGCGGAACGAGGCCAGCATGCTCATCGG
- a CDS encoding response regulator: MPSSVASDFVEISGDCAGARTRRGTLLIVDDEEGPRQSLRVIFKDDYHILMADSGSQAIELAQDNTVDVAVLDIRMTGMSGIETLERLKAVSPDVQVIMMTAFETTDTIRQALRLRACDYINKPFDLSTVRAAVSHAMQRRTLESEIHDNEEKLQGLLMELQNQRIEEQIANTRGEIYASILHDINGPLTVISGFVQLMNQRFNGASNLGREDVDFLKERLKIITRQITNCIEISRRYLGFLRKQSDEAPRVGVNQLLADLQHLVNVHPALQQNTFVMQPLAEDIGVKINGTDLIQVLLNLIINAFQCTPIAHHVVISGTVLYEPLDLAAFRDDAENRFINVEGFDNGTPVLQVSVSDTGPGIPTEVLPRIFQPFFTTKGAKQGTGLGLNIVQRLVREGRGALHVRTQIGKGTTFTVYLPGARLMK, from the coding sequence ATGCCGTCATCTGTTGCATCCGATTTCGTTGAAATAAGCGGTGACTGTGCCGGGGCTCGAACCCGGCGCGGCACCCTGCTGATTGTTGATGACGAGGAGGGTCCGCGCCAGTCGCTGCGTGTTATTTTCAAGGACGATTACCACATCCTGATGGCTGACAGCGGTTCGCAGGCAATTGAACTCGCGCAGGATAACACTGTCGACGTGGCTGTGCTCGATATTCGCATGACGGGAATGTCAGGCATTGAAACGCTGGAGCGATTGAAGGCGGTCAGTCCCGACGTCCAGGTCATTATGATGACGGCTTTCGAGACCACTGACACGATCCGCCAGGCCCTGCGCCTGCGCGCCTGTGACTACATCAACAAGCCTTTCGACTTGTCGACGGTCCGCGCGGCGGTCAGCCATGCGATGCAGCGGCGGACGCTCGAAAGCGAGATTCACGATAACGAGGAGAAGCTGCAGGGGTTGTTGATGGAACTGCAGAACCAGCGGATCGAAGAGCAGATTGCGAACACGCGCGGAGAAATTTACGCGAGCATTCTCCACGACATCAACGGCCCGCTCACGGTGATTTCCGGGTTCGTTCAACTCATGAACCAGCGGTTCAACGGGGCGTCGAATCTTGGGCGAGAGGACGTCGATTTCCTCAAGGAGCGCCTGAAGATCATCACCCGGCAGATCACCAACTGCATCGAGATTTCCCGCCGTTACCTGGGTTTCCTTCGCAAGCAATCCGACGAGGCGCCGCGCGTTGGAGTAAACCAGTTGCTCGCGGATCTCCAGCACCTGGTGAATGTCCACCCTGCCCTGCAGCAGAACACGTTCGTGATGCAACCGCTGGCCGAAGACATCGGGGTGAAGATCAACGGCACCGACCTGATCCAGGTGTTGCTGAATCTGATCATCAACGCGTTTCAATGCACGCCGATCGCGCATCATGTCGTCATCTCAGGAACTGTCCTTTATGAGCCGCTGGACCTGGCGGCATTCCGCGACGACGCCGAGAACCGCTTCATCAACGTGGAAGGTTTTGACAACGGCACGCCCGTGTTGCAGGTGTCGGTGAGCGATACCGGCCCGGGAATTCCAACGGAAGTTCTTCCGCGCATTTTCCAGCCCTTCTTCACAACCAAGGGCGCAAAACAGGGAACCGGCCTGGGGCTGAATATTGTCCAAAGACTCGTTCGCGAAGGCCGGGGAGCATTGCATGTTCGCACGCAGATCGGAAAAGGTACCACCTTCACGGTATATCTGCCCGGCGCAAGGTTGATGAAGTGA
- the tmk gene encoding dTMP kinase encodes MKPRKRHHIVVPPAGPRNFYGHGIPGVELEELVGKLIVVEGADGSGRSTQIARLVEWLETTGHATVQVGLKRSTLVSEELERAQGGNILSRTTLGLFYATDFADQLENIILPALKAGFIVLADRYIYTLMARDMVRGMDETWLKNLYGIALEPDAVFYLEVDAEELVQRNLSKNATLDYWESGMDLGLSRDLFDSFVQYQTAMKGAFRQLQKTYGFTIVNSNRSVDAVTGELRRKIGRVLAGR; translated from the coding sequence ATGAAGCCGCGGAAAAGGCATCACATCGTCGTCCCGCCGGCAGGCCCGCGGAACTTTTATGGGCACGGCATTCCGGGCGTTGAGCTCGAAGAGCTTGTGGGCAAGCTGATCGTGGTCGAGGGAGCGGACGGTTCCGGGCGTTCGACACAGATTGCGCGGCTGGTCGAATGGCTGGAAACGACGGGACACGCGACGGTTCAGGTCGGATTGAAGCGGTCGACCCTCGTCAGCGAGGAACTGGAGCGCGCGCAGGGCGGGAATATTCTGAGCCGCACGACCCTTGGGTTGTTTTATGCGACCGATTTCGCTGATCAGCTCGAGAACATCATTCTGCCGGCGCTCAAGGCGGGATTCATTGTGCTCGCGGACCGTTACATCTACACGCTGATGGCCCGGGACATGGTGCGGGGAATGGATGAAACGTGGCTGAAAAACCTGTATGGAATCGCACTCGAACCCGACGCGGTTTTCTATCTTGAAGTGGATGCGGAGGAGCTGGTTCAGCGAAATCTTTCGAAGAACGCGACCCTGGATTATTGGGAAAGCGGCATGGACCTGGGATTATCGCGTGACCTCTTCGACAGCTTTGTACAGTATCAGACCGCAATGAAGGGCGCCTTTCGGCAGTTGCAAAAGACTTACGGCTTTACCATTGTGAACAGCAATCGTTCCGTGGATGCCGTTACCGGCGAGTTGCGGCGCAAGATAGGGCGGGTGTTGGCAGGCAGGTAG
- a CDS encoding thymidylate kinase, translating into MKTFAELNFPGRLIAVEGLDGSGKSTQIYLLKRWLEAEGIRVYFSEWNSSELVKSATSKGKKRELLTPTTFSLIHATDFADRYERHLLPLLRAGYVVLCDRYIFTAFARDVVRGCPPQWVRGMYNFAALPDITFFFKADLEVSLNRILEGRPKLKFFEAGMDLRLSSDPYESFRIFQGRILEQYLAMSTEFQFIVIDANQRVEAQQGIVRQLLSERIKLSAFKRRSPLPLPPARKVGRVVDLEDEPVE; encoded by the coding sequence ATGAAAACTTTTGCGGAACTCAATTTTCCCGGGCGGCTGATCGCAGTGGAAGGATTGGACGGATCCGGAAAATCGACGCAAATTTACCTGCTAAAACGCTGGTTGGAAGCCGAAGGGATTCGCGTTTATTTCAGCGAATGGAACTCCTCCGAACTCGTGAAGTCTGCCACGAGCAAAGGAAAAAAACGAGAACTGCTCACACCCACGACCTTCAGCCTCATCCACGCAACCGATTTCGCGGATCGCTATGAACGGCATCTGCTGCCGTTGCTGCGCGCAGGTTACGTGGTGCTTTGCGACCGCTACATTTTCACGGCGTTCGCGCGCGACGTGGTTCGGGGTTGCCCGCCGCAATGGGTGCGCGGAATGTATAATTTCGCCGCGCTTCCAGACATCACGTTCTTCTTCAAGGCCGACCTCGAAGTTTCATTGAATCGCATCCTGGAAGGCCGGCCGAAGCTCAAGTTCTTCGAGGCGGGAATGGATTTGCGGCTCTCAAGCGATCCCTATGAGAGCTTCCGGATATTTCAGGGGCGCATCCTCGAGCAATACCTGGCGATGAGCACGGAGTTCCAGTTCATTGTCATCGATGCCAATCAGCGCGTTGAGGCACAGCAGGGAATCGTGCGCCAATTACTGAGCGAACGCATCAAGCTCTCAGCCTTCAAGCGCAGGAGTCCATTGCCCTTGCCGCCGGCCCGGAAGGTTGGCCGGGTGGTGGACCTGGAGGATGAACCTGTCGAATGA
- a CDS encoding Gfo/Idh/MocA family oxidoreductase — translation MKSSKSSSFAVNRRRFLKTSALAATAVTFGVPALLRGQNLNSKINIATIGAAGKGASDTDHCATENIVALCDADQNHCAGQLKKYPKAKFYHDYRKMFDDMSKSIDAVIVATPDHFHAVAASAAIQLDKHIYCQKPLTQTIHEARRLRDLAREHKVISQMGNQGSAEDGLRRAVEVIQAGLIGPVREAHVWSNRPIWPQGMGRPEGSDPIPEGLDWDLWIGPAQMRPYKKGAYHAFNWRGWVDFGTGALGDMACHTVNMPFRALKMGFPTEIESETSGMNGETYPLGSKIRFQFPARAEMPALTFWWYDGGKPKDGARGGHDGSNKPSKELTADVEAARGEVPGSGCLIIGDKGQIFSDDDYGTRFYVKLKGEEKLVHYSRHEAVSAIPVTLPRNPFKGDADARQHLEWLQAIRDTKPGMCFSNFDIAADLTEIMLLGCVAMRVGKKLEWDGPNMRAKNAPEAAKFVKRDYRAGWKV, via the coding sequence ATGAAATCATCCAAATCCTCCTCGTTCGCCGTCAATCGTCGGCGCTTCCTGAAGACCAGCGCCCTAGCTGCAACCGCCGTCACCTTTGGCGTTCCGGCACTGTTGCGCGGCCAAAACCTCAACAGCAAGATCAACATCGCGACGATCGGAGCCGCGGGCAAGGGCGCCAGCGACACGGATCATTGCGCGACTGAAAACATCGTCGCCCTGTGCGACGCTGACCAGAATCATTGCGCAGGCCAGCTCAAGAAATACCCGAAGGCGAAGTTCTATCACGATTATCGCAAGATGTTCGACGACATGAGCAAGTCGATCGATGCGGTCATTGTCGCGACGCCTGACCACTTCCATGCGGTGGCCGCTTCCGCAGCCATTCAGCTCGACAAACACATTTATTGCCAGAAGCCCCTGACCCAGACGATTCACGAAGCTCGCCGCTTGCGCGACCTGGCGCGGGAGCACAAGGTCATTTCACAGATGGGCAACCAGGGCAGCGCCGAGGACGGATTGCGCCGCGCGGTTGAAGTGATTCAGGCCGGCCTCATCGGCCCCGTCCGTGAAGCCCACGTTTGGAGTAATCGCCCAATCTGGCCGCAAGGCATGGGCCGCCCGGAAGGATCGGATCCTATCCCGGAAGGTCTGGACTGGGATCTTTGGATTGGCCCGGCCCAGATGCGGCCTTACAAGAAGGGTGCGTATCATGCGTTTAACTGGCGCGGCTGGGTGGATTTCGGCACGGGAGCTCTCGGCGATATGGCATGCCATACGGTGAACATGCCTTTCCGAGCTTTGAAGATGGGTTTTCCGACGGAAATTGAATCCGAAACCTCAGGCATGAACGGGGAAACCTACCCGCTCGGCTCGAAGATCCGCTTCCAATTCCCTGCCCGGGCCGAAATGCCGGCGCTGACGTTTTGGTGGTACGACGGCGGCAAGCCAAAGGACGGCGCCCGCGGCGGGCACGACGGCAGCAACAAACCTTCGAAGGAACTGACCGCGGATGTTGAAGCTGCGCGCGGTGAAGTTCCCGGGAGCGGTTGTTTGATTATCGGCGACAAGGGACAGATCTTTTCCGACGACGACTACGGCACGCGTTTCTACGTGAAATTGAAGGGCGAGGAAAAGCTGGTGCATTACAGCCGCCATGAAGCGGTGAGCGCCATTCCGGTCACGCTTCCGCGTAATCCGTTCAAGGGTGACGCTGACGCCCGCCAGCACCTCGAATGGTTGCAGGCGATCCGTGACACCAAGCCTGGAATGTGCTTCTCGAACTTCGACATCGCGGCGGATCTGACTGAGATCATGCTCCTCGGATGCGTCGCGATGCGCGTGGGCAAGAAACTCGAGTGGGACGGCCCGAACATGCGAGCCAAGAATGCGCCTGAGGCAGCCAAATTCGTCAAACGCGATTATCGCGCTGGCTGGAAAGTCTAG
- a CDS encoding sugar phosphate isomerase/epimerase, with translation MSTKKVLLSALFTGIACVAPVQAEPIPESCRTFGFAVGCQAWTFNRFSVFETIDKTIEAGGKVIELYPGQRLSAAEPDVKFDHNAPAAVIEKVKARLAERGLKAVNYGVVDIPRDEAGARKVFELAKALNLYAITTESVGAIDTIEKLAKEFDIRVGIHNHPRRANDANYKVWDPNYVLSVVKNRDERLGAAADTGHWVRSGLNPVECLKILEGRIVSSHLKDLNEKSSTAHDVPYGNGVSNIPGILDELKRQKFVGNISVEYEHNWENNVSDAAQCIGFVRGYGARFNP, from the coding sequence ATGAGCACCAAAAAAGTTCTCCTGTCCGCCCTGTTCACCGGTATCGCATGTGTCGCGCCGGTCCAGGCTGAACCCATTCCGGAATCCTGCCGAACGTTCGGATTTGCTGTCGGCTGCCAGGCATGGACGTTCAATCGCTTCTCCGTATTCGAGACGATCGACAAGACTATCGAAGCGGGCGGAAAGGTCATTGAACTCTACCCCGGACAGCGACTCAGCGCCGCGGAACCGGATGTTAAGTTCGACCACAACGCGCCTGCAGCCGTGATCGAAAAGGTAAAGGCTCGCCTCGCCGAGCGCGGCCTTAAGGCTGTCAATTACGGCGTTGTCGATATTCCCAGGGATGAAGCCGGCGCCCGGAAAGTATTCGAACTGGCCAAGGCGTTGAACCTGTACGCCATCACCACGGAATCCGTGGGCGCAATCGATACCATCGAAAAGCTGGCCAAGGAATTCGACATTCGGGTGGGAATCCATAATCATCCGCGCAGGGCAAACGACGCCAATTACAAGGTGTGGGATCCGAACTACGTCCTGAGCGTTGTCAAAAACCGGGATGAGCGGCTCGGGGCGGCAGCCGATACGGGCCATTGGGTGCGGTCGGGCCTGAATCCGGTGGAATGCCTGAAGATCCTGGAAGGCCGGATCGTCAGTTCGCACCTGAAGGATCTGAACGAAAAGTCCTCGACTGCCCACGATGTGCCCTATGGCAATGGCGTTTCCAACATCCCGGGAATTCTCGACGAACTGAAGCGGCAGAAATTTGTGGGGAACATTTCCGTCGAGTACGAGCACAATTGGGAAAACAATGTATCGGACGCGGCCCAATGTATAGGATTTGTCCGCGGGTATGGTGCCCGCTTCAATCCGTAA
- a CDS encoding Gfo/Idh/MocA family oxidoreductase, producing MVENLITRRDFVRTTAAAGAGLILTAGASSFGQNRSPNGKINVALIGFGAQGRVLLESLLKIEGIQLVAVVDIWEYARTYAERSLKKMGVEVRAYENHEQMLEKEKDLQAAVVATPDFWHAPVTNACLKAGLHVYCEKMMAHSIEAARSMVHTMRETGKLLQIGHQRRSNPRYVFALNRLMNEAKICGRLTAANAQWNRAAAEDFKWPKRSDMSAEQLAQYGFKDMHQFRNWRWFKELGGGPLSDLGAHQIDIFNWWFGKLPRSVMASGGMDYYTTHEWYDNAMVVYEYELPEGVARAFYQVHTTTSAGGGYFEYFMGDEGSLKMSENPSLTTVFREARAPVWDEWVRKNYLRAKQAPPSEAVKDATKVDVRETAQLAAYEIPVFFNKAIHQPHLENFFKAMRGEAKLNCPADEAFTSEYIIHKANEAIAARRTLDIDLKDAEA from the coding sequence ATGGTAGAGAACCTCATCACCCGGCGGGACTTCGTCCGCACCACCGCCGCTGCCGGAGCGGGATTGATCCTGACCGCCGGAGCGTCGTCCTTCGGCCAGAACCGTTCGCCAAACGGCAAGATCAACGTTGCGCTGATCGGCTTCGGAGCTCAGGGCCGCGTGCTGCTGGAATCACTGCTCAAGATCGAGGGGATCCAGTTGGTTGCCGTTGTCGACATTTGGGAATACGCCCGCACCTACGCGGAACGCTCATTGAAAAAGATGGGCGTGGAGGTGCGCGCGTACGAAAACCATGAGCAGATGCTCGAGAAGGAAAAGGATCTCCAGGCTGCAGTCGTCGCCACCCCGGATTTCTGGCACGCGCCAGTGACCAATGCCTGCCTGAAGGCCGGTCTGCACGTGTATTGCGAAAAGATGATGGCGCATTCCATCGAAGCCGCGCGCTCGATGGTTCACACGATGCGGGAAACCGGAAAGCTCCTGCAGATTGGGCATCAGCGCCGCAGCAATCCGCGTTACGTGTTCGCCTTGAACCGCCTGATGAACGAGGCGAAAATCTGCGGACGTCTCACTGCTGCAAACGCGCAGTGGAATCGCGCCGCCGCCGAGGATTTCAAATGGCCCAAGCGCTCGGACATGTCAGCCGAGCAGCTGGCGCAGTATGGATTCAAGGACATGCACCAGTTCCGCAACTGGCGCTGGTTCAAGGAACTGGGAGGAGGGCCGCTCTCTGACCTGGGCGCGCATCAGATCGATATTTTCAACTGGTGGTTCGGGAAGCTGCCGCGGTCAGTCATGGCCAGCGGCGGAATGGACTACTACACGACGCACGAATGGTACGACAACGCGATGGTGGTTTACGAATACGAGCTGCCCGAAGGCGTGGCGCGCGCGTTTTACCAGGTGCATACCACCACGAGCGCGGGCGGTGGTTACTTCGAATATTTCATGGGCGACGAAGGCTCGCTCAAGATGTCCGAAAATCCGAGTTTGACGACAGTCTTCCGCGAAGCGCGGGCTCCCGTATGGGATGAATGGGTTCGCAAAAATTACCTGCGTGCGAAACAGGCTCCGCCATCTGAGGCCGTGAAGGACGCCACCAAGGTCGATGTGCGGGAGACCGCGCAGCTGGCCGCTTACGAAATCCCGGTGTTCTTCAACAAGGCGATTCATCAGCCGCATCTGGAGAATTTCTTCAAGGCAATGCGGGGCGAGGCCAAATTGAATTGTCCTGCGGACGAGGCGTTCACGAGCGAATACATCATTCACAAGGCGAACGAAGCGATTGCCGCACGCCGCACGCTGGATATTGATTTAAAGGATGCCGAGGCATGA
- a CDS encoding discoidin domain-containing protein, which produces MNSKLIFSVLSLSVLAHAAIAQDKVPLKTELPKPLFVGTPVPVKIPNLEPARQGKRPDFLVPAGTTNIAAGKPVTASDNEPVMGTLDLVTDGDKEGDEGSWVELGPGKQWVQIDLEKSSEIYAVLLWHYHSQARVYRDVVVQVSDDPEFKKGVTTIFNADIGNVLGLGAGKDMAYMENYEGKLIDAKGVKGRYVRLYSNGNTTNKLNHYIEVEVFGKAQ; this is translated from the coding sequence ATGAATTCGAAACTCATCTTTTCCGTTTTGTCGCTGTCTGTGCTTGCACATGCAGCGATTGCGCAAGACAAGGTGCCGTTGAAAACCGAGCTGCCGAAGCCGCTGTTTGTCGGCACTCCCGTTCCAGTGAAGATCCCCAACCTGGAGCCCGCGCGCCAGGGCAAGCGCCCTGACTTTCTGGTTCCCGCGGGCACCACCAACATCGCCGCCGGAAAACCTGTCACCGCCAGCGACAATGAACCCGTGATGGGCACGCTGGACCTGGTCACGGACGGCGACAAGGAAGGCGATGAAGGATCCTGGGTTGAACTCGGGCCTGGCAAGCAATGGGTGCAAATCGATCTCGAAAAATCCTCTGAAATCTACGCCGTGCTCCTGTGGCATTATCATTCACAAGCACGTGTTTATCGGGATGTCGTCGTCCAGGTATCTGACGATCCAGAGTTCAAGAAAGGCGTTACGACGATATTCAACGCCGATATCGGAAATGTTCTTGGCCTCGGCGCAGGCAAGGACATGGCCTACATGGAGAATTACGAAGGCAAGCTGATCGATGCCAAGGGCGTCAAAGGCCGTTACGTGCGCCTCTACAGCAATGGCAACACGACCAATAAACTGAACCACTACATCGAAGTGGAAGTATTCGGCAAAGCCCAGTAA
- a CDS encoding flippase activity-associated protein Agl23, protein MPPVSTPSRWAVFLGIALLTLLVRLPHLGERPMHTDEAVNGYITGQLLAGQPYQYDPQDRHGPALYLAAVPASRLAGQKHLSDLTEPVLRSIPAIFSFLTVLLFAVVAKRIGFISAILGALLFAVAPLPVYYGRYFIHEMLFVFGTLAFLLSGLRVLESRSHGAAALGASAAFMLACKETAVLHFAAAAVPLVWWLWAERNSGTGRRVALRQFVSPAANAFVAFVLVTLAFYTWGGRNWEGPVDLLKSFPRFAQRAGGEGHEKPYYYYGLLLGGSGAGWGLIGLAIYGTWLSLKALRSSATRTLPLPMLGFYCIAILILYSAIPYKNPWLGLNLWLPIALLAGVGFQKLWFARQRAAARAALILGATALLALSGQETWKWGFARPSDDRNPYAYAHTVEDLLGLPERLKALTHTNTARVRISVVASDPWPLPWYLRRFSRVGYYQPGQDPGVADFYVSSLEPAPNLEARAEGWRSEFFGVRPEVLLLLWTPPAAGIDE, encoded by the coding sequence GTGCCTCCAGTTTCCACTCCTTCGCGATGGGCGGTCTTTTTGGGGATCGCCCTCCTTACGCTCCTCGTTCGGTTGCCGCATCTCGGTGAGCGGCCGATGCACACCGACGAGGCCGTAAACGGTTACATTACCGGCCAACTCCTCGCTGGCCAGCCGTATCAATATGACCCGCAGGATCGTCACGGTCCTGCCTTGTACCTTGCTGCCGTTCCAGCGTCCCGCCTCGCAGGTCAGAAACATCTTTCCGATCTCACCGAGCCGGTTCTTCGATCGATTCCTGCGATCTTCAGTTTCCTGACCGTTCTTCTTTTTGCCGTAGTCGCCAAACGCATCGGATTTATCAGCGCAATTCTGGGTGCCCTGTTGTTTGCAGTGGCGCCTTTGCCGGTTTACTACGGCCGCTACTTCATTCACGAAATGCTGTTTGTGTTTGGGACGCTGGCGTTTCTGCTCTCAGGCTTGCGCGTGCTGGAGTCAAGATCTCACGGGGCTGCGGCGCTGGGCGCGTCAGCCGCGTTCATGCTCGCGTGCAAGGAAACTGCCGTACTCCATTTCGCGGCGGCAGCAGTGCCGCTGGTTTGGTGGCTCTGGGCGGAACGAAATTCAGGGACGGGTCGTCGTGTGGCTCTGCGGCAGTTCGTCAGCCCCGCGGCAAACGCATTTGTTGCATTCGTGTTGGTGACGCTTGCGTTTTACACGTGGGGCGGACGCAATTGGGAAGGACCAGTGGACCTCCTGAAATCCTTCCCGCGCTTTGCGCAACGGGCTGGCGGCGAAGGACACGAAAAGCCGTATTACTATTATGGGCTTCTGCTGGGCGGTAGCGGCGCAGGATGGGGACTCATCGGGCTGGCAATTTACGGAACCTGGCTCAGCTTGAAAGCGCTTCGAAGCAGTGCAACCCGCACGCTGCCGCTGCCAATGCTCGGATTTTACTGCATCGCGATCCTCATTCTCTACAGTGCGATTCCTTACAAGAATCCGTGGCTCGGATTGAACCTTTGGCTGCCAATCGCGCTGCTGGCCGGAGTCGGTTTCCAGAAGCTGTGGTTCGCGCGACAACGCGCTGCGGCTCGCGCGGCGCTCATTCTGGGTGCAACGGCGCTGCTCGCGCTGTCGGGCCAAGAAACATGGAAGTGGGGCTTCGCACGGCCGTCTGACGACAGAAATCCGTATGCATATGCCCACACCGTGGAAGACCTGCTCGGATTGCCGGAACGCCTGAAAGCGTTGACTCACACCAACACCGCGCGGGTGCGGATTTCAGTTGTCGCATCAGATCCGTGGCCACTCCCATGGTATCTGCGCAGATTCTCACGCGTGGGATATTATCAGCCCGGGCAGGACCCCGGGGTTGCTGATTTTTACGTCAGTTCGCTGGAGCCCGCGCCAAACCTCGAGGCTCGCGCGGAAGGCTGGCGATCTGAGTTTTTTGGGGTTCGTCCTGAAGTGCTGCTCCTGCTTTGGACACCTCCTGCTGCAGGGATCGATGAGTGA
- a CDS encoding FAD:protein FMN transferase encodes MSDGVHIFRHEAMATHFEVRISGEEKSYAGQAARTAFDLLDRLEGLLSRFRENSEISQIGFLTPGEELRLSEPTFACLEIARRMEAVTHSAFCVSPDAVRRQLEIPVWSLNRSTFSIHCESGRLQFDLGAIGKGFALDRMAEELADWGCPSFLLVAGGSSILAGNPPSGMPGWSCGLGESETDLRLLLQHCSLSGSGLAVKGAHILDPRIGKPVTDRGRAWALTSSAAESDALSTAAMVLTEDELFACMDGKSEWLVLWNDSGVWREAGARPRPPADLV; translated from the coding sequence ATGAGTGACGGGGTTCACATTTTTCGGCACGAGGCGATGGCCACGCATTTTGAAGTCAGAATTTCCGGCGAGGAGAAGTCGTATGCAGGGCAGGCGGCGCGAACAGCTTTTGATCTGTTGGATCGTCTGGAAGGCCTGCTGAGCCGATTCCGTGAAAACAGCGAGATCAGCCAGATTGGCTTTCTCACTCCCGGCGAAGAGTTGCGGCTGAGCGAGCCGACCTTCGCCTGCCTTGAAATCGCCAGACGCATGGAAGCTGTGACACACTCCGCGTTCTGCGTCAGCCCCGATGCCGTGAGGCGCCAGTTGGAGATCCCCGTTTGGTCGTTGAATCGAAGCACGTTTTCGATTCATTGCGAAAGCGGACGCCTGCAGTTCGATCTGGGCGCGATCGGCAAGGGCTTTGCCTTGGATCGAATGGCGGAGGAACTTGCCGATTGGGGTTGCCCGTCATTTTTATTGGTCGCGGGCGGCAGCAGCATTCTTGCGGGGAATCCGCCTTCGGGAATGCCAGGCTGGTCCTGCGGCCTTGGCGAATCAGAGACGGACCTGCGGCTTCTGCTGCAACACTGCTCGCTGAGCGGCTCAGGCTTGGCTGTGAAAGGCGCGCACATCCTGGATCCGCGCATCGGCAAGCCCGTCACAGATCGGGGAAGAGCGTGGGCGTTGACGTCATCGGCCGCTGAATCCGATGCGCTTTCGACAGCTGCGATGGTATTGACGGAAGACGAATTGTTCGCGTGCATGGATGGCAAATCCGAGTGGCTCGTCCTATGGAACGATTCCGGCGTGTGGCGCGAGGCTGGTGCCCGTCCGCGTCCGCCTGCGGATCTCGTTTGA